A single genomic interval of Pseudomonadota bacterium harbors:
- a CDS encoding aspartate kinase: MNCYRGGNKPPLPARATDVKDGCTKKGRASLVEDGPHLSSLPERSIRPAPRKRASPSRVRRVFPFQIRVPRGERRGSRAGRVQTGRALETIANVTSSDTATRIIVQKFGGSSVAREEGRQLLVTKVRGALDSGARPVVVVSAMGRRGDPYATDTLISQLDFVPRDLRDRRELDMLMACGEIISVVVCAHVLRQEGIAAAAMVGADIGISTDGHHGEAQIMSVAPGTITDTVRAGLVPVVAGFQGVAPEGSIVTLGRGGSDTTAVALGVALGAEAVEIYSDVEGVMTTDPRVYSGAALISQMSYEELGELAVEGAKVMHPRSVDLAQAHGTPLRIRSTFTNHPGTMVRHDPPADALERQRVVTSITPLMPVSHVIVSLPSVSQQAKDRALAHLFERLTAIGISLDLINICPDQLYFIVKQEFVDKVTDALEQLWLSHTVRRDCAKISLVGVGMRGTPGVVGRIHAALQAAGIGILHSTDSNITVSCLVDGADMPRAVVALHDEFLSHAGAPVPAG, translated from the coding sequence ATGAACTGTTATCGTGGCGGCAACAAGCCGCCCTTGCCCGCGCGCGCGACCGACGTGAAGGATGGGTGTACCAAAAAAGGCCGCGCCTCCCTCGTGGAGGACGGCCCACATCTCTCCTCGCTCCCGGAGCGGTCCATACGTCCGGCTCCTCGGAAGCGCGCGTCGCCCTCACGGGTGAGGCGCGTATTCCCATTTCAGATCCGTGTGCCTCGCGGCGAGCGACGAGGAAGCCGGGCGGGGCGCGTCCAAACAGGGCGGGCATTGGAGACCATCGCGAACGTGACCTCTTCCGACACAGCCACACGCATCATCGTCCAGAAGTTCGGCGGTTCCTCCGTCGCCCGTGAAGAAGGGCGACAGCTTCTCGTCACCAAGGTTCGAGGCGCCCTCGACAGCGGCGCCCGTCCGGTGGTGGTGGTCTCCGCCATGGGCCGGCGCGGCGACCCCTATGCCACCGACACGCTCATCAGCCAGCTCGACTTCGTGCCGCGAGATCTTCGTGATCGGCGCGAGCTCGACATGCTCATGGCGTGCGGCGAGATCATCTCGGTGGTGGTCTGCGCCCATGTTCTTCGGCAGGAAGGCATCGCCGCCGCCGCGATGGTCGGCGCCGACATCGGCATCAGCACCGACGGGCATCACGGAGAAGCCCAGATCATGAGCGTCGCGCCGGGCACCATCACCGATACCGTGCGAGCGGGCCTCGTACCCGTGGTGGCCGGCTTCCAGGGTGTCGCGCCGGAAGGCAGCATCGTCACCCTGGGCCGCGGAGGCAGCGACACCACCGCGGTTGCGCTGGGCGTGGCGCTCGGCGCGGAGGCGGTCGAGATCTACTCCGACGTCGAAGGGGTCATGACCACCGACCCGCGCGTGTACAGCGGCGCCGCACTGATCTCACAGATGTCGTATGAGGAGCTGGGCGAGCTGGCCGTGGAGGGTGCGAAGGTCATGCACCCGCGCTCGGTCGACCTGGCACAGGCGCACGGAACGCCCCTGCGGATTCGCAGCACCTTCACCAACCACCCCGGAACCATGGTGCGACACGACCCGCCCGCCGATGCCCTCGAACGCCAGCGCGTGGTCACCAGCATCACCCCGCTCATGCCGGTCTCGCACGTCATCGTGTCGCTGCCCAGCGTGTCGCAGCAAGCCAAGGACCGCGCCCTTGCACATCTCTTCGAGCGCCTGACCGCGATCGGCATCAGCCTCGACCTCATCAACATCTGCCCGGACCAGCTCTACTTCATCGTGAAGCAGGAGTTCGTCGACAAGGTCACCGACGCGCTCGAGCAGCTCTGGCTCTCGCACACCGTGCGACGTGACTGTGCCAAGATCTCCCTGGTCGGCGTGGGCATGCGCGGCACCCCGGGCGTCGTGGGGCGCATCCACGCCGCGCTCCAGGCCGCGGGCATCGGGATACTGCACAGCACCGACTCGAACATCACGGTCTCGTGCCTCGTCGACGGCGCTGACATGCCGCGCGCGGTCGTGGCGCTGCACGACGAGTTCCTGAGCCATGCGGGGGCGCCCGTCCCGGCCGGCTGA
- a CDS encoding 4-hydroxy-tetrahydrodipicolinate synthase (catalyzes the formation of dihydrodipicolinate from L-aspartate 4-semialdehyde and pyruvate in lysine and diaminopimelate biosynthesis), with amino-acid sequence MSTFGHVVTAMVTPFDPQGRVDLEQAAALAQRLLSEGTDTLLVAGTTGESPTLTHDEKLSLFRAVKKAAGKAPVMAGTGSNDTAASVALTREAEACGVDGILVVNPYYNKPP; translated from the coding sequence GTGAGCACGTTCGGCCACGTCGTGACGGCCATGGTGACCCCGTTCGACCCCCAGGGTCGCGTCGATCTCGAACAGGCAGCGGCCCTTGCCCAGCGCCTGCTCTCGGAAGGGACAGACACCCTGCTCGTGGCGGGAACCACGGGCGAGTCGCCGACCCTGACCCACGATGAGAAGCTCTCCCTGTTCCGCGCCGTGAAGAAGGCCGCGGGCAAGGCCCCGGTGATGGCGGGAACCGGCTCCAACGACACCGCCGCGAGCGTGGCGCTCACGCGTGAGGCCGAGGCCTGCGGCGTCGACGGCATCCTCGTGGTGAACCCGTACTACAACAAGCCGCCC